The DNA region TTGTTCAGGAAGACCACGGCGCGGTAGTTCGCCAGGTTCTCCGGAGTGAACACGGTGCTGTTGCGCGACACGTCGATGGTGAAGCCGTTGTTGTTGCCGAGGGTGCGGATGGCGTTGACGCCCTTGGCGGTGGACGGGTGGGCGACCCCTTCGGTGTTGGTGAACACCAGCACCTGGTAGCCCTCGTCGTGGTCGTGGCCGTCGTGTGCGACCGCTGGCGCGGTGGCGATCATGGGCGCGGTGAGTGCCGCGCCCGCGGCGACGGCAAGCCATCGCCGGGTGGATCTGTTCATCTGTCGTTCCTCCGGGGGTTCGGGAGGCAAGGCCTCACCGGGGGGCACTAATTCCGTTGTGGACGGACAGTTACGGTTGGTGCCTCACCCCTGGCGCGGTGCCACGTCCGCCAGAGTCTGTTGCGTACGCCGTGCTGGCCGTCCGGCGTGACCGGGGAATCCCGATCCGGTCACGCCGGACGGACCGTCCTCGTACCCGCGGATCACCCGACGCGGGGCGCAACCGCGCCGGGTGACCCTCGCCCACGGGACGAGGAGCTTGGTGCTCAGGCCGCTTCGATCCCGCTCAGGAGGGGGCCGTGGAGAAAGCCGACTCCACGGCGACCCATTCGCCGAGACCGGCGGAGCGTTCCACCGCGTCCAGCACCTGCTGGACCTGCAGTGCGTCGGTGAACGACGGTGCCGGGTCGTCCCCGGCGGCCACCGCCTCGACGAAGTCGCGAGCCTGGTGGGTGAAGGAGTGCTCGTACCCGATGCCGTGGCCGGGCGGCCACCAGGCGGACAGGTACGGGTGCTCCGGTTCGGTCACGATGATCCGGTTGAAGCCCTGCTCGGCGGAGGGCCGCGTGGCGTCGTAGAACTCCAGCTCGTTCATCCGCTCGAAGTCGAACGCGACCGACCCGAGCGAGCCGTTGATCTCGATCCGCAGCCCGTTCTTACGTCCGGTGGCGAACCGCGTCGCCTCGTAGCTGGCGATCGCACCACCGTCGAGCCGGGCCATGAACAGCGCGGCGTCGTCGACGGTGACCGCGCCGGTGGCCGGTGCGGCACCGTCGGCGCCGCCGCCGGCCGCAGCGGTCAGCCCGCTGGAGCCGGCCGGCAGCGGCCGCTCGGTGACGAACGTCTCGGTCAGCCCGTTCAGCCGGGTGATCCGCTGACCGGTGACGAACTGGGTGGCGTCGATGATGTGCGCCCCGATGTCGCCCAGTGCCCCGGAACCCGCCTTGTCCTTGCGCAACCGCCAGACCAGCGGGAAGTCCGGGTCGACGATCCAGTCCTGCAGGTACACGGCGCGCACGTGGCGGATCGTGCCGATCCGGCCGGCGGCGACGAGTTGGCGCATCAGCGCCACCGCCGGAACCCGCCGGTAGTTGAACCCGCACATCGACCGGACACCGTCGGCCTGGGCCGCCCGGGCGGCCTCGGCCATCTGCTGCGCCTCCGCCACCGTGTTGGCCAGCGGCTTCTCACACAGCACGTGCTTGCCCGCGGCCAGGGCGGCGATCGCGATCTCGGCGTGGCTGTCCCCGGGCGTACAGATGTCGATGACGTCGATGTCGT from Solwaraspora sp. WMMD791 includes:
- a CDS encoding Gfo/Idh/MocA family oxidoreductase translates to MSAQHNELRVGMVGYAFMGAAHSQAWRTVNRVYDLPLRVRMAAVCGRDESQVAAAADRLGWQSHTTDWRELVARDDIDVIDICTPGDSHAEIAIAALAAGKHVLCEKPLANTVAEAQQMAEAARAAQADGVRSMCGFNYRRVPAVALMRQLVAAGRIGTIRHVRAVYLQDWIVDPDFPLVWRLRKDKAGSGALGDIGAHIIDATQFVTGQRITRLNGLTETFVTERPLPAGSSGLTAAAGGGADGAAPATGAVTVDDAALFMARLDGGAIASYEATRFATGRKNGLRIEINGSLGSVAFDFERMNELEFYDATRPSAEQGFNRIIVTEPEHPYLSAWWPPGHGIGYEHSFTHQARDFVEAVAAGDDPAPSFTDALQVQQVLDAVERSAGLGEWVAVESAFSTAPS